The genomic region AacacttaaaaaggaaaagaaaaaaagaaagaggcagtgTTTTGGACTGATGCTTTCACCACATTTTTGCAGTTCCAGAAAACAACAGTTCATCACTTCAGTACAGAGAACTGCAAAACTCACTCATCAATACAGTGTCTGTATGACatagaggaaacaaaaaatgaagcaaaaactGAGAAAACCTTGTGTATAGTTCTCAGACTGCAAAGCTGCTTACTGGAGCCTCTTACACGTCTGCGTTAGGCTACCACTTTCCCACAGAGTAAATGATCCTGACCCTGCCATTCAGCAAAGGATTTCTGCAAGGCTCTGCTGCAGTACTGGTGATCACCCCAACACAGACAAGTCGGTGAGCCATCCTAGGGCACTGGGAAGTGTACTGAGACCAGGAAGTCCTGGAGGATGAACTAGAAGGGAACTCTTGCTCAAAGAAGCTTGCTGGGCAATCAATATTGCTTCTCTAGACTGTTCATGCATCTTAAAATAGGTTTGTACCCCTCTCTTATTGGAGACTGACAATTCACCAGCCTTAAACAACTCTTCAGGTAGGAGCTGAGCAGATCTGAAAAAACCACTCTCATTCTAGAGCAGTTTTGACTTTGATCTGTAGGGAGACTTTCTTGCTCCAGAGATTCAAAAGTCTGTTGGAGTCAGAGACCAGTGTTTGCACTCTGTGGGTGCAAAAGATGGGGAATTCTGTAGAAACTGCATTTATTCACATATGTGGGTGTTCAGCTGAGAGAAAGAGCTGAAACTGCACAACCACAATTCCTTGGACTGCCTAAGAAGTGCTCTCGAGTGGCTAAGGAAGCTTTACCATCTCTCTCTGCTGGGTCAAGAGCACAGAAACAAAGGACTGGAAGGCAAGGCTGGATGCAGCTGGGATCTGAACAGGGGAGAGGATACATCTGCTCCTGCCCCATGTGAAACAGAGGATACTCCACACCAGATTCATGCAGTCACCACTAAAACTCCAGGAAGGAACCCTAGGACTACAGAGCCTGGGCCCCAGCTACTACAGTAATCATTTTATAAGCTGCCTTTCAAAAAAGCATCCACCTCAGAAACAGTTTGGATTCTCATCATGAAACTTTCCACTGAGGCACCTTCTGGCTCATGTGAGGAGGAATACTCATTTCCAGTGTTGAGATCATCACAGTCAGTCCGTACACCATTTGACCTTGAGCTAACACTGCCCTTTGGCTGAAACAGTTTTTCTGCCCTTCTGCTATTGCTCCAACAGACTGATGGCAAGCACTCCCAACAACCTCGCGTCCTTAGCCTAAATCCAGTAAGAGCCCATTAGATACACTTTTCTCTGTCTTGGCCACCCTAGACACAGCTCTAGGTGTCCAGCAGGCTTCTGGATAAGGAAGTGGTATTTCCTAACACCACAGTTGGTAGACAGGAGTTGCCAAGGCTGTTGCCAAGTCTAAATCACATGTGATGTTCCTGCACTCAACTAATTGATCCAAGTCTTACCTTCCTCTACTGCTTCCAAATGTGGGTCATCCGCTTGTAAGAGAAACTCAAGCAGTTCAGTGTTTTGGGCTACTAAGCACTCATTTTGCTCTCTGTAGTGTTATACTTCCTGTCACTCCTATATCTGCAGGTGGCACCTCACATAATTCTCCCCATGCGATCACTTAGACCTTCCCATGGCTGTGTCAGCAGCACATTTCAGTAACAACTCCCTATTTTCAATGCCTCAATGATTCAGAAAAACACGAAACAAAGCACAGAAGCATAATGATGGGACCATGCTGGCAACTTCCAGCCCCATAGATCTTTCAGTACTTGCTATTCTTATCTCACTTATCTGCTTTttagtcaatttttttttgtaatctcACAGTATTTGTGCTATTTGCCCTCTCCTCATATTGAGATAATAAATGCCCCTCTAATGTTATGTCCAAAGCACTGATGAAGTCCAAATAGCACAACTCTACCTTGTAGGTGCTTCCAATGGCTAGAAGAAAAGATCAGACATAACTTCCAGACACGCATGTTCCCATTTTTCTTATCTGGCCAACCAATTCTGTTGGCAAGGAAATAAAGCCCTTGGCTGCAGTGCAAGTCTACCAACATATTTTACTcaattttgtcttcatttaaaataatttttcttgaagGGTTTTTTGAAAGCCTCCCAGTCTATCCATGTTAGAAGACCAGCAATTGCCGAGGTTGTACTGCCTATTTTAAATATGAACGTTGCAAGTGTTCCTGTCCCACAGAACCCTGCTTTGATTAAATTTATCAAATTCTTGCCTCATGAAGTTAAAATGTCACATGACTGATTTTTGACACATATTTGGGGTAAAGATAATTTGCCTCACTGATTTGAGAATGGGGATATCTTTTGGTTagctctctccctgctctgcagactCATTCttaggagagaagaaaacatggcAGCACAGATTCAAGGATCAGTATAATTCTGAGACCACACACAAATAATCTTCCACCTGGAACCCCTGCTAACCGCACAGCAACcttatttattctttctctctttgttctcttttgttCACTCTGTTCCAGAagtttttgttatttgttttaaCTCCTTTTGCCAAGTctcactcagcttggtgtctgGCAATTCTTCCTCACAATTTATAACCTGTAATATGTTATCTTCTTCACTACTTAATCCCCTTTTCCACATCTGTTAGATTCTCTGCTTACatattgtttttattgttgGCTATTTGTCTAAGACCACAGCCCCTCCTCTGCGACGAAAGCTCCAGATGAAATTCCTTAATGTCAAAAAGATAAAAGATTTGCTCTGCCCATATTTAACTCCCTATGGCTTTGGAGTGTGCAGCTGCAGATAGCTCTTTTCCAAATGCCTCCTCTGTTGCCTCCTTGTTTATCTCTCTCTTCCATTCAAATGGTATGTCTTAGAAGGGACAATTACTGATCTTGTCCAACCTACAGTGAACACATTGTAAGGAACACTTTAGGCTTGGTCCTAGCCAGGTCCCTGAAAGTCCTCGTAGGTTCCTGTGGATTGAAACAGACTTCGATGAAGTTTCTCACTCTCCATTGCTGTGCCCCGAGTATTACTACACGGTCAAAGCAAAGCCAGTCCAGACCCAGTTGCAGAATCCTCtcgaaggagagagagaggaaaaacatttcattcttATTCCCATTGAATATTCAAGATGAGCAAAAGGTTTATGTTTGGGGCAGGCAGGATGGAGAGCTGGGAAAACGGGCAAAATATGGAGTTCTGTATGCCAGAGGAAGACAAGGACTACTTCAGGGCtgagaatgagaagaaaaatacctaTAAGTTCAAGAAATGATTTTGGGTTTGCTCTCTTTTTTAGATGATGGAGTTCTTGCCTGGCAACTTTCTCCTCTGAATTCAGAAATTCACAACTTTTCTGTATGCACTTGGTTAGCTACAATTCTTGTTCATCAGTTTTCAGTGCCCAGCACTCAGAGGGTCAGTACTGGCAACCatcatgtaattatttttatcatcAGCCCTGGACTGCTAGTTCCTGcagaaacacagcactgtgcaggGGCCCCTCAAAGTACTCGGTGCATAGGTCAGGGCTGCACATCTGTCAGGCTTATGCTGCACACTCTGCATGAACATCCAAGATTTTCACCCAAAGCAATACCTGCATTTAAAACCTACGAGACCTGGCTCATAGAAATGcctgtttttttccactctggCAACTTTGGTGAACCTCttccagcaaataaaaaatagtcCTGTATTATGGCTTATCTTAACCAGTGCAGAGGTCTAAATCCCAGCaaggataaaaataaaccagGGACAATTAATTCTTACCacaaagaactgaaaaactAAAGAGGCGAAAGAGTCAGCTGCAATTAGCCTCTTCTAGAGATGGAGTTCACAGAACAGGAGAGATTAATTGACTTAATTAGGAAGTCAAGAACTGAAGCAATAATTAAACTGAAGTCACCTGAGAAGGCAGCAAGTTCCTTAACCTGAAGACCATTAGTCTTCTCTAAATTGCATCCTCCCTGATTGGATGACCCCTGCAATTAATCAGCATTGATTTCAAATTGTTCTTTTAGGTGTAAGCACTGTCTTTTACCCACTGCTGGCTGATGTGCTGCTACTAGGTAGCTTGGTTCAGAAAGCTGTCAAGTTCCTGTGGaatgagcagctgcagctggagtgctTATCCTGCTGGATCTGCTGTGGGAAGCAAAACTGGACCACCACAAATAAGCTGTTCCATGCTGActcatttcaaaggaaaaatctgtttcGAAGATGCTGTTGGGGCTGCAGTATTTGTCACCTGATGACAACCCTCACCTTGGGAAAGAATGCAAAATCCACCAGCTCCCAGCATGGAGCATTTTAGTTACATCTTGAGGTTAAAATTCAACCTTCGATGGGCCGTGGTAGAAGAAATAGAATGAGCAATAAGTCTagctttccctttcccttccacaGTCTTCTCCATCACTCCCATTACCTTTCTCACCTTCCACATTGTCTTTACACAGCTCAAATGTGTTGCGGGGGCTCACTGTAGACACCTGGGCCACCCACGTGTACAGAGTCATTTACAGCCAAATGCTTCTGAAGTTTGGATGCAGGAATGTACTTCAGGACATGGTGTCACACTAACtagctgcacagcagcagacacATATGTGAACAGCCAGGACAGAATGGCAACAACCTGCGGGGCAGTggggcagcactgcctgggaGCCACAGCCCGCCGCACGTTCTGGCAGTGTGGGCTCTGCTCAGACctaacagctgctgctgagctgtccTGTGCTTTCTTCTAGGAACTCTTTCTTTTCCAACCATTTCTGCGATTCCCTCGTCAAGGAACACATTCAGTGCAGGTAGCTCggtgtgcagctgcagtgtcagCCGCAGGTTGAGCTCTGGGTGGTGAGAGCCCCAGGCAAGAGGCCAGGAACTGGCGCCGACCTTTTGCACAACAGAGGGCACAGGacctgtggcacagccaggtgACTGgacactgagacacagcaggagccaggacTCAGCTGGAAGAGCCAGGACTTCGTCACACACGGGGAGGGTATAAAAGTTCAGTGTTTCCTTTGTTCAGGTCCCTCCTCGGAGACACCAGCTCAAGCTGTTACTGTGTTACTGTGCTGTTAATAAACTGCTTTAAGGAACCAGACTTTTGAGGCTCTGCTAAGGGAAGTCCAGGCTCAAGACGGTAAGAAAACctggtctgtgtgtgtgtgcagggtgCGTAGGGAGCCAAGAGGGACACCCACCAGTTCAGTGGAGCTGCCTGCTGAGAAGGGCTCTGGTCCCAGCAGTTAAAAGTTTCTGGTGGTGGAATTGTGATCGCCAGAGTGCTTCCTAAATGGTCAGTCAGGAAAGTTTCCTTTACACCCTTTCAGAGGGGAGGTTATTCTGGGATATACCAAGGCTTAAATTACACAGCAAGGGCCTCCTTTAACCAACTTCTATTTCATTCCAGGCACACTGCTGTACCTGCTGTCCCCACTGCACAGGACTTCTCCCACCCCTGCTGCTTGTGTGTCCAGTGCTTAACAGAGGTAACAAAATCAGTTTTTGTTCCTGTAACTTGGGGCATCCAAAAGAGAGAGCTAACACCCGATACATTTGCCAAAGGCTTCAGGCTTTTCTTACATAAGTAAAAGAACAAAGATCAGCTCAAGCAAATTCTCTATTTGCTGGGAATCAGAGCGATAAGGAGAATGTCCCTTGGGTTACTGTATTACCTAAAACCTCGGCTTTTGCTGGTGCCCTCATTATGGTGAGAGGTGCCTACATGAATACTGATAGTTTGTGTGCGTCTGCTGGTTTTTGATAGGACCCTGAACAAACCCCTGGGAGCTCTCATCTCTCATGTTTGCATTTTGATAAACTTCTGCAGGGTGCGGGATGGGAGATCCAGGAACCAAATGACTGCAGCCCTTTTCTGCTATTTCCTCCTGCAGCTTTAGACCTAACTGCAACAAAAGCATTCAGTGATGGCACTGGGATCTGAACGTGCAGCTGCGGATCCCTTAAGGTAATCAATGAGTCAGGCCGAGGCACGCCTGTGCATTAGGAAAACCTGTCTGACGGCTGCTAGGAGCTGTTACTCCCAGTGTAGTATTGACATTCATCCCATTCTGGGGCAGGTGCCAGTCCCACCTCCATTACCTTGGTCCAGCTCTGTCCCCCGAAACCGACCCTCGGGGCGGGAATCCACCACCTGGAACTTTAGGGACGACACGTTCTGTACCATCTCCTCAAAAGTCTTCACCAGGGCCTTGTTCAGCCTGGCCTTAAAGACAGCCGGGGTGGGCTGGGTGACCTCCGCCGTGACGGGGTGCCCCTCCTTCAACCAGTTCTTGAAGCCACCGTTCAGCACAGAGACCTCCTTGTGCCCAAAGGCCCGGAACATCCACCAGGCGCGGGGGGCGTAGAAGGTGCCCACCTCGTCCCCGTCGTACACCACCACGTGGGTGTCATTgctgacccccagcccccccacgTAGTCGGCGAAGTGGGACTCGCTGGGCAACATGAAGTCGTACGGGGAGGACTTGTCCCGGCACTCCTCGATGTCGAAGAACGACGCGCCGGGGATGTGCCTCTCCTTGAACTCCTGCCGGGCGTTTCGCTCCTTGGGGGGGTACCAGGAGGCGTCCAGCACCCGCAGGCCGGCGCCCACCCGCCCGGCCCGCACCGCCTCCGCCAGCCAGGCGGCCGTGACCAGCGCCCGGCTGAGACCCTGCCGCGCCATCTCGGGGCACCGGCGGGGGCGCCGCCGCTGGGATGCGCTCCCCTCACACAGAGCCCGACACAGCCCGACACACGCGAAATGGCGGCGGGAGGCGCGGCCCGAGGGGCGGCACGGAGGCGGCCGTACGGCCGGGACCGGCCCGCTGGGAGCGCTCCCGCCCTCCGGCGGCGGTGGCTGGCGGGCATCGAGGCCCAGCGCGGAGGTACGGGGCGAAGCGGCGCGAACCGCGGCCTCgccgggccgggggggctcgcagcgggcggcggcgcggcccctGTAAGGCCCCGGCTGCAGGTGTGCTCCGGGACGGGCAGAGCCGTGGGGCCGTGCCTCACCCCGGGGCACTTAgttcctggggctgccctgctcccctctgGCCGCTGTCAGTGCTGGCTGGGGTCCCTGGATGGGGCCAGAGGGGCTGCGTGGGGCTGGGCGCAGGGCAGGACTGTCGCGGCTGTCCCGCTCGGGGCAGTGTTTGAGATGAGCTCTGGAAAACTGCTTtcagggctggagcatttcgttGTAGGCTTAGCCAGCACCTCAGTGCAGACCTGGGTCCCAAAATGCATCTTTGTCCAGTCGCTTTTTTGAAAGGCCGGTCTCTAATGTGTGATTTTCTACCTTCTGCAGTCAGGTGGACTCAGGCAGAATCCAGAAATTGGCTAATCTCAGCCAGGACTCGGGAGCGATGTCGCAACAACTCCTCTACCGAGCTCTGGTGTCTGCAAAATGGCTTTCAGAAGCCATCAAGTCCCAGCAAGCTGGCCTGGCCTTGAGAATCGTGGATGCATCCTGGTATTTGCCGAAGATGAAGCGTGATCCGAAGCGGGAGTTTGAGGAGCGCCACATCCCTGGTGCAGTTTTCTTTGACATTGACCAGTGCAGTGACCGAACCTCGCCTTACGATCACATGCTGCCCAAGGCTAGTGACTTTGCTGAGTATGTGGGGAAGCTGGGTGTGGGGAATGATTCCCACGTTGTGGTGTATGATGGCAGCGACCAAGGTCTCTTCTCAGCACCCCGGGTATGGTGGATGTTCCGGGTCTTTGGACATGAAGCTGTCTCCCTTCTGGATGGTGGCCTGAAGAACTGGCAGCGAGAGGGGAATGCACTGAGCTCTGGGAAAACCCAGGTAGCTCCATCTGAGTTCCATGCCTCCTTGGACAAGTCCCTGGTGAAAACTTATGAGGATGTCTTAGATAACTTGGATTCCCATCGCTTCCAACTAGTGGATGCCCGCGCTGCAGGACGGTTCCGGGGAGTAGAGCCAGAACCCCGAGATGGTAATGTGCCTTCTGAGACATTGGCATTATAAAGAGGGGCTTAATTTAAGGTGCCCATCACTTTGACTCCTGTAATGATGGGAAATAATGGCTGTCTTTTATGGGATGGGACTTGAGGCCATGTGTCCACCTGTCCTCCTCTCCTTTTGACTAGCAAGTGCTACCCTTTGAAAATTCAGCAGTGGGGAAGCCATGCATCTTTTTTGCCTCATGAGGGGCTGGGGTGAGAAATATAGCTTTCAATACACCTCAAACATTATCACTGGTCTCTTCAAGTACTGGTGCTGCTCTTCCCCTCAGAATGGCCTGTGGAGGTGCTTCATCAGCGTGGGTTGCTCTGACGGGGAGAAAGATGTGGAGGGAACAAGGGGAAAGAATGGAACTTGACAGGGTTGTGCCTGTGTGGTAGCATGAAGGTTACACATATACCTCCTTCCTGAGCAATCAGTAATCTAGTAAAACAAAgtgtaacagaaataaatgtattcGTTTTAGCAAAATACACTAAGCCAATAAATATTCCTCCCAGTGAAACAGAATAGGCTTTGCAATAGACTTGTCCCAGACAATAGAGGTTAATTCCTATCCATATTGTTTTTTCCAGGAATTGAGCCTGGTCACGTCCCTGGGTCGACGAGCATCCCCTTCACTGATTTCCTCACAGAGTCTGGCTTAGAGAAGACCCCTGAGCAGATCCGTACTCTGTTCCAGGAGAAGAAGGTGGACCTCTTAAAGCCAGTGGTAGCCACGTGTGGCTCTGGGGTCACTGCCTGCCACGTGGCTCTGGGGGCCTACCTCTGTGGCAAGCCAGATGTCGCAGTGTACGACGGGGCCTGGGTGGAGTGGTACATGCGGGCACAGcctgaaaatattatttctgagggaaaggggaaaacagtGTAATAAGCTGCATTGTCTCCCAGCTGTGCAGGTAGTTTGCCTTGAAACAGGATTTGGAAAAGATGGGTTTAGCATTCCTGGTTAAGTGTCTTGAGATGAAGGCATTGGATAACAATTATGTGCACATGGTGCTTCAGCACTTTCTCCttaccctgctgctgctgctgctgcttaggaGGATAAAGATGACAGCAGTTCTGGGCAGCCAGCTCTAGGTAACACTGCCTGAGCAGATAGGGTGGAACACATGTCATCCCAGGGTcacttccaacctcaaccattctgtggttctgtgaccATTTCACCATATCAGATGGATGGCAGagagtgctgctgccagcatggGGAATTAATTAAGCCAAGCTCCTGACTCAAAACATTCAATCATGTTCATTCATGGGATGGTCATCATACTTATATAGCTGTGCCTCATAATCCTGCTCTCTGCCTCTGTCCCACCCATGCACTTTATGGCCATTTTGAGTGCAAAACTTTGTGGAAGGACATGGCTGTTAAAGGAGCAAATATGGTTTTAAGGTTGGCACTTAGGCTAGAGACTTGATCTGTATTTCTTCTTGTACTTGGACTCTTTAACTGCAGTATGTACTTAGCCAGCCTTGTAGCCCCATGGTCCAAAATCCCCcttgagaaaaagaagagattcTGGGatttaaataatgtaaataaaCATGTTTCAAGGTCTTTCTGCTGAATGAAACTTATGTGAGTGTTGCTTGGCTGAATCCTTTTCAGGAATTCTGTTTTTATGGAATCACTTTGTCCACAGTGAGATTCAAACGAGctatttccttctctctgtgaGTAGAACCACACCTCTCAACAAGCTCTTTGATCCAGGAAAGATAATGGCATGCCTCTCTCTTGGATCTCTGCACCACCTTCCTCCTTTTGGTCCTTGTCCATTTGCTTTTTGGCCTTAAGGTCCAAAGACTGACAGTTGTCAGTCACAGCTCTGTTCTTGAAGCACTGGATGTCAGCTCACATAGCAGAAAATGGACTGCATGGTTATTTTCATTCTTACCATGTAACCTCCTAAAAACTTAGTAGAACTGAGACCTACAGAGGAATAACCCACACTGGCACCTATTTTTCCCAAGACCTTTTTCTCTTATATCTAAAAGTTGAAAGCACACCAGGTATCCCTGATAATGTTCAAGAATTTGTTCTCTCTGGGATTTTCTTCATTACAAAAAATgcccaaaactaaacaaaaaaaccacagaaacccTCCCACAAAAGAAGCTTGCGTCTTTTCTGGCCTACTGTTAGCTTAGAAGTTAATGAGATGGTTTCTTCTCTTGGGCTTGCAGCAACAGGTACCTGTAGATATCTGTGGATGATGGGGTTGCCCTTTCTAAGGAATGCAATGGATGCTTACTGTCACAGGTTTGACTGCAAGGACTGGATTCTTCCCTGTTGCTGAATGTTTTATTCTTTGCATTTCCTCTTGCCTcttttggcttcttcttcttggCCTTGGCTTGTATGCATGCAAGCTCTATTTCTGCTCACCTCCTGGGGAGCTGGAGTTTCACTGTGCAgtttatttcttcctctgtctTCCCCACTCACACATACGGCCTGACAACCCAGTGACTGACAGCCTGCAATTTCCCTGCTTGCATCCAGACTGACAACCCAGCTCTTTGAGGACTTGGGGCTGGCATTGCAGCAAGTGCTGAGTATACAGGGTGCACAGGGGTCTGAAACAAGTGACCCTTTAGTACACAGAGAGGCTGATTTTGCAGTTTTGTGGCCAGACGagtgctctgcctgctctgtttcTCCAGGAAATTTTAGTTATTAGGAAAATTGACATATTGCTTCAGACTTACTTTCTGTCTCTTGCATGTCCTTCCAGGATATTTGGTGATGCATCTTAAgcactgtgtttcttttttgccACTGACCCAGCAGTCCTTGGGGTCAGGGGGAATCTCTCTGcttcctctcgaggctgagatGCTTTTCTCTGTCCTGTGTGTCGCAGGGAGGTGTGTGGCACAGCCGTGGCATCCACCTGGAGATTGCAAATTAAGTGCAaatcttccctctcc from Corvus hawaiiensis isolate bCorHaw1 chromosome 4, bCorHaw1.pri.cur, whole genome shotgun sequence harbors:
- the TST gene encoding thiosulfate sulfurtransferase gives rise to the protein MARQGLSRALVTAAWLAEAVRAGRVGAGLRVLDASWYPPKERNARQEFKERHIPGASFFDIEECRDKSSPYDFMLPSESHFADYVGGLGVSNDTHVVVYDGDEVGTFYAPRAWWMFRAFGHKEVSVLNGGFKNWLKEGHPVTAEVTQPTPAVFKARLNKALVKTFEEMVQNVSSLKFQVVDSRPEGRFRGTELDQGLESGHIPGAVNIPFHSFLSETGHEKSIEEIQEIFREKKVDLSKPLTATCRKGVTACQIALAAFLCGKRDVAVYDGSWSEWFHRAPPHYKVSESKRSKA
- the MPST gene encoding 3-mercaptopyruvate sulfurtransferase, whose amino-acid sequence is MSQQLLYRALVSAKWLSEAIKSQQAGLALRIVDASWYLPKMKRDPKREFEERHIPGAVFFDIDQCSDRTSPYDHMLPKASDFAEYVGKLGVGNDSHVVVYDGSDQGLFSAPRVWWMFRVFGHEAVSLLDGGLKNWQREGNALSSGKTQVAPSEFHASLDKSLVKTYEDVLDNLDSHRFQLVDARAAGRFRGVEPEPRDGIEPGHVPGSTSIPFTDFLTESGLEKTPEQIRTLFQEKKVDLLKPVVATCGSGVTACHVALGAYLCGKPDVAVYDGAWVEWYMRAQPENIISEGKGKTV